One window of Camelina sativa cultivar DH55 chromosome 4, Cs, whole genome shotgun sequence genomic DNA carries:
- the LOC104782054 gene encoding uncharacterized protein LOC104782054, with the protein MNTNNSVATTSTKSKLPMDEHQEEEIWRKFQAREEEIERKKMAVKDKIQQRLGFAEEATRSLTQTLEGLEIMGDPMRKEVGMVRKKIEMANRDIKSLSQSCQKKEKEYKEVLEAFDEKNKEKAHLVSILMELLAESERVRVKKLDEINQTVGSLR; encoded by the exons atgaatACGAACAACTCAGTAGCTACAACTTCGACCAAAAGTAAGCTACCAATGGACGAgcaccaagaagaagagatatggCGAAAGTTTCAAGCccgagaagaagagattgagaggaagaagatggcgGTTAAGGACAAGATTCAACAGCGACTTGGGTTTGCAGAGGAAGCCACAAGAAGCTTGACCCAGACATTAGAA GGGCTAGAAATCATGGGAGATCCAATGAGGAAGGAAGTGGGGATGGtaagaaagaaaattgaaatgGCAAATCGGGATATCAAATCTTTGTCTCAGAGCTGCCAGAAGAAG gagAAGGAATACAAAGAGGTACTGGAGGCTTTTGAcgaaaagaacaaagagaaagctCACCTTGTTTCAATCTTAATGGAG CTACTGGCTGAAAGTGAAAGAGTAAGGGTGAAGAAGCTGGATGAGATCAACCAGACTGTTGGGTCCTTGCGATAA
- the LOC104782053 gene encoding acyl-CoA-binding domain-containing protein 5-like, whose product MHHWVQASSSDFSGTPPQPRSGHTAVNVGKSMVVVFGGLVDKKFLNDITVYDIENKLWFEPECTGSESEEGQVGPTPRAFHVAITIDCNMFIFGGRSGGKRLGDFWVLDTDIWQWSELTSFGDLPTPRDFAAAAAIGNQKIVLCGGWDGKKWLSDVYVMDTMSLEWMELSVLGSLPPPRCGHTATMVEKRLLVFGGRGGGGPIMGDLWALKGLIDEERETPGWTQLKLPGQAPSSRCGHTVTSGGHYLLLFGGHGTGGWLSRYDVYYNDTIILDRVTAQWKRLPISNEPPPPRAYHTMTCIGARHLLIGGFDGKLTFGDLWWLVPEDDPIANRSSVPQVKNPPEIKESERELDKERGQEGFSIVDLQKKMGISVSSGLRFQIPEESEDQELVELGSRLIEGDVVDDRVFMIEMAAQALRQHWKESTPITLQLKELGSLLRDYQRLVTRKHIAQNSLTSTDFGLPGTKTFTFYHIKSSSELRINDIPKLLEEYKTLLI is encoded by the exons ATGCATCACTGGgttcaagcttcttcttccgatTTCAGTGGAACTCCTCCACAGCCACGGag TGGGCATACAGCTGTCAATGTCGGGAAGTCCATGGTGGTGGTGTTCGGAGGTCTCGTCGATAAGAAATTTCTCAATGACATAACTGTTTATGATATTg AGAACAAACTTTGGTTTGAGCCAGAATGTACTGGCAGCGAGTCAGAAGAAGGACAAGTGGGTCCTACACCGCGTGCATTTCATGTTGCCATCACTATTGATTGCAATATGTTCATCTTTGGTGGACGTTCTGGTGGCAAGAG GTTGGGAGACTTTTGGGTTCTAGATACAG ATATATGGCAGTGGTCTGAGCTGACTAGCTTTGGTGACTTACCTACACCTCGTGATTTTGCTGCCGCTGCTGCTATTGGGAACCAAAAAATCGTTTT GTGTGGCGGCTGGGATGGCAAAAAGTGGTTGTCAGATGTATATGTTATGGATACAA TGTCCCTTGAATGGATGGAGCTTTCGGTTTTGGGTTCATTGCCACCTCCTAGATGTGGCCATACGGCCACCATGGTTGAGAAACGGTTACTTGTTTTCGGTGGCCGAG GAGGTGGTGGCCCAATCATGGGTGATCTGTGGGCTTTGAAGGGTCTGATAGATGAAG AGCGTGAAACCCCTGGATGGACCCAACTAAAGCTTCCTGGTCAAGCACCATCATCTCGATGTGGTCATACAGTTACATCTGGAGGGCATTAT CTTCTGTTATTTGGAGGACATGGAACTGGTGGATGGCTGAGTCGTTATGATGTCTATTATAATGACACTATAATTTTGGACAGAG TAACCGCTCAGTGGAAGCGCTTACCAATAAGCAAtgagcctcctcctcctcgagCTTACCATACCATGACTTGTATTGGGGCTCGTCATCTTCTAATTGGTGGTTTTGATGGAAAATTGACCTTCGGTGATCTCTGGTGGTTGGTGCCCGAAg ATGATCCGATAGCCAATAGGTCATCTGTACCTCAAGTTAAAAATCCTCCTGAAATCAAGGAGTCAGAGAGAGAATTGGATAAG GAAAGGGGACAAGAGGGATTCAGTATTGTtgatttgcaaaagaaaatggGAATATCTGTTTCATCAGGGCTGCGTTTTCAAATTCCCGAGGAGTCAGAAGATCAAGAATTAGTTGAATTAGGATCAAGATTAATCGAGGGAGATGTAGTTGATGATCGGGTCTTCATGATTGAG ATGGCAGCTCAAGCACTTCGGCAGCATTGGAAAGAGTCCACTCCAATAACTTTACAACTAAAAGAGCTTGGTTCCTTACTTCGAGATTATCAGCGACTGGTTACGCGAAAACACAT AGCACAGAACAGCTTAACATCTACTGACTTTGGCCTCCCCGGAACGAAGACCTTTACGTTTTATCATATCAAAAGTTCGTCCGAG TTGCGGATTAACGATATCCCGAAATTGCTGGAAGAATACAAAACCCTTCTAATCTGA